A DNA window from Helianthus annuus cultivar XRQ/B chromosome 15, HanXRQr2.0-SUNRISE, whole genome shotgun sequence contains the following coding sequences:
- the LOC110914794 gene encoding uncharacterized protein LOC110914794: protein MEENEQNTQGGHKFYKVLLKSMSLQLHLLLLLPVALILTFTSYNYYYLSAFVLPLFTHTFEKKYIFLLCTTILTFITKNIDIFGLKEHNNIEHILSLDAPLVEGNIGVQEYEQEQEPKEDTNDERDSDQEDDGEEQAECSSCVDMDTEELNMKIEEFIRKMKQDLRLEAKQHLITAV, encoded by the coding sequence AtggaagaaaatgaacaaaacacTCAAGGTGGTCACAAATTCTATAAGGTGTTGTTGAAGAGCATGTCATTACAGTTACACCTTCTCCTCCTCCTTCCTGTGGCTCTCATTCTCACCTTCACCTCTTACAACTACTACTACTTGTCAGCATTTGTGCTCCCATTATTCACACACACCTTTGAGAAAAAATATATCTTCCTCCTTTGCACCACTATTCTCACTTTCATCACCAAGAATATTGATATTTTTGGTTTGAAGGAACATAATAATATCGAACATATTCTCTCGCTTGACGCGCCACTTGTTGAAGGAAACATCGGTGTCCAAGAGTATGAACAAGAACAAGAACCGAAGGAAGACACTAACGATGAGAGGGACAgtgatcaagaagatgatggaGAGGAACAAGCTGAGTGCAGTTCATGTGTAGATATGGATACAGAAGAGTTAAATATGAAAATAGAGGAGTTCATAAGGAAGATGAAACAAGATCTAAGGCTTGAAGCCAAACAACATTTGATTACTGCTGTGTAA